A single region of the Labeo rohita strain BAU-BD-2019 chromosome 3, IGBB_LRoh.1.0, whole genome shotgun sequence genome encodes:
- the rhot1a gene encoding mitochondrial Rho GTPase 1-A isoform X2 → MRKDVRILLVGEPKVGKTSLIMSLVSEEFPDEVPLRAEEITIPADVTPERVPTHIVDYSEAEQSDEQLYQEISKANVICIVYSVNNKKSIEKVTSHWIPLINERTDKDSRVPLILVGNKSDLVEHSSMETILPIMNQYSEIETCVECSAKNLKNISELFYYAQKAVLHPTGPLYSPEEKEMKPSCIKALTRIFKISDLDNDGILNDNELNFFQRTCFNIPLAPQALEDVKNVVRKNMSDGVKDNGLTLKGFLFLHTLFIQRGRHETTWTVLRRFGYDDDLELTQEYLFPLLKIPPDCTTELNHNAYLFLQSVFDKHDKDRDCALSPDELKDLFKVFPYMPWGPDVNNTVCTNEQGWITYQGYLSQWTLTTYLDVQRCLEYLGYLGYSIIQEQESQAAAITITRNKRIDLQKKQTQRSVFRCNVLGARGSGKSGFLQAFLGRNLVRQKRIREDHKSYYAISTTYVYGQEKYLLLHEVLPDFEFLSEADLACDVVCLVYDISNPRSFEYCAKVYKKHFLDSKTPCVIIAAKSDLHEARQYYSLSPLDFCRKHKLHPPQLFTCNTAEAPSKDIYTKLTTMAMYPHAKLRCMCSCNRCTYCICHNLLNSELMRSVKAKFYSAVLNRHMTQADLKNSTFWLRASVGATVFAVLGFAMYKALLKQR, encoded by the exons ATGAGAAAGGACGTGAGGATATTACTCGTCGGTGAAC CCAAAGTGGGAAAGACCTCCCTGATCATGTCACTCGTCAGTGAGGAATTCCCTGATGAG GTTCCTCTCAGAGCTGAAGAGATCACTATTCCTGCTGATGTAACCCCTGAGAGAGTGCCCACTCATATAGTGGACTATTCAG aAGCAGAACAGTCAGATGAGCAGCTTTACCAAGAAATTTCAAAG GCCAATGTCATATGCATCGTGTATTCCGTAAACAACAAGAAATCAATCGAAAAG GTGACGAGCCATTGGATTCCCCTCATCAATGAAAGAACAGATAAGGACAGCAG AGTACCACTGATCCTGGTGGGGAATAAATCTGACCTGGTGGAGCACAGCAGCATGGAGACCATCCTGCCCATCATGAACCAGTACTCTGAGATTGAGACCTGCGTGGAG TGTTCAGCcaaaaacctgaaaaatatCTCGGAGTTGTTCTACTACGCCCAGAAGGCTGTTCTGCACCCAACAGGGCCGCTGTACTCTCCAGAGGAAAAAGAg ATGAAGCCTTCTTGCATCAAAGCACTTACtcgcattttcaaaatatcagaCCTGGACAATGATGGCATTCTGAACGATAATGAGCTTAATTTCTTCCAG AGAACTTGTTTTAACATACCCCTGGCACCTCAAGCACTAGAGGACGTGAAGAACGTTGTGCGGAAAAATATGTCAGATGGGGTAAAAGACAACGGCCTCACATTGAAGG GTTTCCTGTTCCTTCACACACTTTTTATTCAGAGAGGAAGGCATGAGACCACATGGACTGTGCTCAGGAGGTTTGGTTATGATGATGATCTGGAGCTGACCCAAGAATACCTGTTTCCACT GTTAAAAATACCTCCGGACTGCACCACAGAGCTTAACCACAACGCCTACCTCTTCCTCCAGAGCGTCTTTGACAAGCATGACAAA GATCGAGACTGTGCTCTGTCGCCAGATGAGCTGAAGGATTTGTTCAAGGTCTTTCCCTACATGCCTTGGGGTCCTGATGTCAACAACACAGTCTGCACCAATGAGCAGGGCTGGATCACTTACCAAGGCTACCTTTCACAGTGGAC GCTAACAACATACCTAGATGTGCAGCGATGTTTAGAGTACCTTGGTTATCTTGGTTACTCCATTATCCAAGAACAGGAGTCACAGGCAGCTGCCATCACAA TCACAAGGAATAAGCGCATCGACCTGCAGAAGAAACAGACCCAGCGCAGTGTTTTCCGCTGCAACGTCCTAGGAGCTCGAGGCAGCGGTAAAAGTGGCTTTCTGCAGGCTTTCCTAGGCAGGAACCTTGTG CGTCAAAAGAGGATAAGAGAAGACCACAAGTCTTACTATGCCATCAGCACCACTTATGTTTATGGACAAGAGAAATATCTGCTT cTGCATGAGGTGCTGCCGGACTTTGAGTTTCTTTCTGAGGCTGATCTGGCTTGTGATGTTGTTTGCTTGGTGTATGACATCAGCAACCCACGTTCTTTTGAATACTGCGCTAAAGTCTACAag AAACACTTCTTGGACAGCAAGACGCCCTGTGTGATTATTGCTGCCAAGTCAGACCTGCATGAAGCCCGTCAGTACTACAGCCTGTCCCCGCTGGATTTCTGTCGGAAACACAAGCTTCACCCACCTCAGCTGTTCACCTGCAACACAGCCGAAGCACCCAGCAAAGACATCTACACCAAACTCACCACTATGGCCATGTATCC cCACGCCAAGTTACGCTGCATGTGCAGCTGCAACAGGTGTACATATTGCATCTGTCACAACCTCCTGAACTCTGAGCTGATGCGCTCGGTAAAGGCCAAATTCTACAGTGCTGTTCTGAACAG
- the rhot1a gene encoding mitochondrial Rho GTPase 1-A isoform X3 codes for MRKDVRILLVGEPKVGKTSLIMSLVSEEFPDEVPLRAEEITIPADVTPERVPTHIVDYSEAEQSDEQLYQEISKANVICIVYSVNNKKSIEKVTSHWIPLINERTDKDSRVPLILVGNKSDLVEHSSMETILPIMNQYSEIETCVECSAKNLKNISELFYYAQKAVLHPTGPLYSPEEKEMKPSCIKALTRIFKISDLDNDGILNDNELNFFQRTCFNIPLAPQALEDVKNVVRKNMSDGVKDNGLTLKGFLFLHTLFIQRGRHETTWTVLRRFGYDDDLELTQEYLFPLLKIPPDCTTELNHNAYLFLQSVFDKHDKDRDCALSPDELKDLFKVFPYMPWGPDVNNTVCTNEQGWITYQGYLSQWTLTTYLDVQRCLEYLGYLGYSIIQEQESQAAAITITRNKRIDLQKKQTQRSVFRCNVLGARGSGKSGFLQAFLGRNLVRQKRIREDHKSYYAISTTYVYGQEKYLLLHEVLPDFEFLSEADLACDVVCLVYDISNPRSFEYCAKVYKKHFLDSKTPCVIIAAKSDLHEARQYYSLSPLDFCRKHKLHPPQLFTCNTAEAPSKDIYTKLTTMAMYPHAKLRCMCSCNRCTYCICHNLLNSELMRSVKAKFYSAVLNRCSFSFVWLALFVFALHLFTSC; via the exons ATGAGAAAGGACGTGAGGATATTACTCGTCGGTGAAC CCAAAGTGGGAAAGACCTCCCTGATCATGTCACTCGTCAGTGAGGAATTCCCTGATGAG GTTCCTCTCAGAGCTGAAGAGATCACTATTCCTGCTGATGTAACCCCTGAGAGAGTGCCCACTCATATAGTGGACTATTCAG aAGCAGAACAGTCAGATGAGCAGCTTTACCAAGAAATTTCAAAG GCCAATGTCATATGCATCGTGTATTCCGTAAACAACAAGAAATCAATCGAAAAG GTGACGAGCCATTGGATTCCCCTCATCAATGAAAGAACAGATAAGGACAGCAG AGTACCACTGATCCTGGTGGGGAATAAATCTGACCTGGTGGAGCACAGCAGCATGGAGACCATCCTGCCCATCATGAACCAGTACTCTGAGATTGAGACCTGCGTGGAG TGTTCAGCcaaaaacctgaaaaatatCTCGGAGTTGTTCTACTACGCCCAGAAGGCTGTTCTGCACCCAACAGGGCCGCTGTACTCTCCAGAGGAAAAAGAg ATGAAGCCTTCTTGCATCAAAGCACTTACtcgcattttcaaaatatcagaCCTGGACAATGATGGCATTCTGAACGATAATGAGCTTAATTTCTTCCAG AGAACTTGTTTTAACATACCCCTGGCACCTCAAGCACTAGAGGACGTGAAGAACGTTGTGCGGAAAAATATGTCAGATGGGGTAAAAGACAACGGCCTCACATTGAAGG GTTTCCTGTTCCTTCACACACTTTTTATTCAGAGAGGAAGGCATGAGACCACATGGACTGTGCTCAGGAGGTTTGGTTATGATGATGATCTGGAGCTGACCCAAGAATACCTGTTTCCACT GTTAAAAATACCTCCGGACTGCACCACAGAGCTTAACCACAACGCCTACCTCTTCCTCCAGAGCGTCTTTGACAAGCATGACAAA GATCGAGACTGTGCTCTGTCGCCAGATGAGCTGAAGGATTTGTTCAAGGTCTTTCCCTACATGCCTTGGGGTCCTGATGTCAACAACACAGTCTGCACCAATGAGCAGGGCTGGATCACTTACCAAGGCTACCTTTCACAGTGGAC GCTAACAACATACCTAGATGTGCAGCGATGTTTAGAGTACCTTGGTTATCTTGGTTACTCCATTATCCAAGAACAGGAGTCACAGGCAGCTGCCATCACAA TCACAAGGAATAAGCGCATCGACCTGCAGAAGAAACAGACCCAGCGCAGTGTTTTCCGCTGCAACGTCCTAGGAGCTCGAGGCAGCGGTAAAAGTGGCTTTCTGCAGGCTTTCCTAGGCAGGAACCTTGTG CGTCAAAAGAGGATAAGAGAAGACCACAAGTCTTACTATGCCATCAGCACCACTTATGTTTATGGACAAGAGAAATATCTGCTT cTGCATGAGGTGCTGCCGGACTTTGAGTTTCTTTCTGAGGCTGATCTGGCTTGTGATGTTGTTTGCTTGGTGTATGACATCAGCAACCCACGTTCTTTTGAATACTGCGCTAAAGTCTACAag AAACACTTCTTGGACAGCAAGACGCCCTGTGTGATTATTGCTGCCAAGTCAGACCTGCATGAAGCCCGTCAGTACTACAGCCTGTCCCCGCTGGATTTCTGTCGGAAACACAAGCTTCACCCACCTCAGCTGTTCACCTGCAACACAGCCGAAGCACCCAGCAAAGACATCTACACCAAACTCACCACTATGGCCATGTATCC cCACGCCAAGTTACGCTGCATGTGCAGCTGCAACAGGTGTACATATTGCATCTGTCACAACCTCCTGAACTCTGAGCTGATGCGCTCGGTAAAGGCCAAATTCTACAGTGCTGTTCTGAACAG GTGTTCCTTTTCATTTGTTTGGCTCGCCCTCTTCGTCTTTGCTTTGCATCTCTTTACATCATGTTAG
- the rhot1a gene encoding mitochondrial Rho GTPase 1-A isoform X4, protein MRKDVRILLVGEPKVGKTSLIMSLVSEEFPDEVPLRAEEITIPADVTPERVPTHIVDYSEAEQSDEQLYQEISKANVICIVYSVNNKKSIEKVTSHWIPLINERTDKDSRVPLILVGNKSDLVEHSSMETILPIMNQYSEIETCVECSAKNLKNISELFYYAQKAVLHPTGPLYSPEEKEMKPSCIKALTRIFKISDLDNDGILNDNELNFFQRTCFNIPLAPQALEDVKNVVRKNMSDGVKDNGLTLKGFLFLHTLFIQRGRHETTWTVLRRFGYDDDLELTQEYLFPLLKIPPDCTTELNHNAYLFLQSVFDKHDKDRDCALSPDELKDLFKVFPYMPWGPDVNNTVCTNEQGWITYQGYLSQWTLTTYLDVQRCLEYLGYLGYSIIQEQESQAAAITITRNKRIDLQKKQTQRSVFRCNVLGARGSGKSGFLQAFLGRNLVRQKRIREDHKSYYAISTTYVYGQEKYLLLHEVLPDFEFLSEADLACDVVCLVYDISNPRSFEYCAKVYKKHFLDSKTPCVIIAAKSDLHEARQYYSLSPLDFCRKHKLHPPQLFTCNTAEAPSKDIYTKLTTMAMYPHMTQADLKNSTFWLRASVGATVFAVLGFAMYKALLKQR, encoded by the exons ATGAGAAAGGACGTGAGGATATTACTCGTCGGTGAAC CCAAAGTGGGAAAGACCTCCCTGATCATGTCACTCGTCAGTGAGGAATTCCCTGATGAG GTTCCTCTCAGAGCTGAAGAGATCACTATTCCTGCTGATGTAACCCCTGAGAGAGTGCCCACTCATATAGTGGACTATTCAG aAGCAGAACAGTCAGATGAGCAGCTTTACCAAGAAATTTCAAAG GCCAATGTCATATGCATCGTGTATTCCGTAAACAACAAGAAATCAATCGAAAAG GTGACGAGCCATTGGATTCCCCTCATCAATGAAAGAACAGATAAGGACAGCAG AGTACCACTGATCCTGGTGGGGAATAAATCTGACCTGGTGGAGCACAGCAGCATGGAGACCATCCTGCCCATCATGAACCAGTACTCTGAGATTGAGACCTGCGTGGAG TGTTCAGCcaaaaacctgaaaaatatCTCGGAGTTGTTCTACTACGCCCAGAAGGCTGTTCTGCACCCAACAGGGCCGCTGTACTCTCCAGAGGAAAAAGAg ATGAAGCCTTCTTGCATCAAAGCACTTACtcgcattttcaaaatatcagaCCTGGACAATGATGGCATTCTGAACGATAATGAGCTTAATTTCTTCCAG AGAACTTGTTTTAACATACCCCTGGCACCTCAAGCACTAGAGGACGTGAAGAACGTTGTGCGGAAAAATATGTCAGATGGGGTAAAAGACAACGGCCTCACATTGAAGG GTTTCCTGTTCCTTCACACACTTTTTATTCAGAGAGGAAGGCATGAGACCACATGGACTGTGCTCAGGAGGTTTGGTTATGATGATGATCTGGAGCTGACCCAAGAATACCTGTTTCCACT GTTAAAAATACCTCCGGACTGCACCACAGAGCTTAACCACAACGCCTACCTCTTCCTCCAGAGCGTCTTTGACAAGCATGACAAA GATCGAGACTGTGCTCTGTCGCCAGATGAGCTGAAGGATTTGTTCAAGGTCTTTCCCTACATGCCTTGGGGTCCTGATGTCAACAACACAGTCTGCACCAATGAGCAGGGCTGGATCACTTACCAAGGCTACCTTTCACAGTGGAC GCTAACAACATACCTAGATGTGCAGCGATGTTTAGAGTACCTTGGTTATCTTGGTTACTCCATTATCCAAGAACAGGAGTCACAGGCAGCTGCCATCACAA TCACAAGGAATAAGCGCATCGACCTGCAGAAGAAACAGACCCAGCGCAGTGTTTTCCGCTGCAACGTCCTAGGAGCTCGAGGCAGCGGTAAAAGTGGCTTTCTGCAGGCTTTCCTAGGCAGGAACCTTGTG CGTCAAAAGAGGATAAGAGAAGACCACAAGTCTTACTATGCCATCAGCACCACTTATGTTTATGGACAAGAGAAATATCTGCTT cTGCATGAGGTGCTGCCGGACTTTGAGTTTCTTTCTGAGGCTGATCTGGCTTGTGATGTTGTTTGCTTGGTGTATGACATCAGCAACCCACGTTCTTTTGAATACTGCGCTAAAGTCTACAag AAACACTTCTTGGACAGCAAGACGCCCTGTGTGATTATTGCTGCCAAGTCAGACCTGCATGAAGCCCGTCAGTACTACAGCCTGTCCCCGCTGGATTTCTGTCGGAAACACAAGCTTCACCCACCTCAGCTGTTCACCTGCAACACAGCCGAAGCACCCAGCAAAGACATCTACACCAAACTCACCACTATGGCCATGTATCC
- the rhot1a gene encoding mitochondrial Rho GTPase 1-A isoform X1 — MRKDVRILLVGEPKVGKTSLIMSLVSEEFPDEVPLRAEEITIPADVTPERVPTHIVDYSEAEQSDEQLYQEISKANVICIVYSVNNKKSIEKVTSHWIPLINERTDKDSRVPLILVGNKSDLVEHSSMETILPIMNQYSEIETCVECSAKNLKNISELFYYAQKAVLHPTGPLYSPEEKEMKPSCIKALTRIFKISDLDNDGILNDNELNFFQRTCFNIPLAPQALEDVKNVVRKNMSDGVKDNGLTLKGFLFLHTLFIQRGRHETTWTVLRRFGYDDDLELTQEYLFPLLKIPPDCTTELNHNAYLFLQSVFDKHDKDRDCALSPDELKDLFKVFPYMPWGPDVNNTVCTNEQGWITYQGYLSQWTLTTYLDVQRCLEYLGYLGYSIIQEQESQAAAITITRNKRIDLQKKQTQRSVFRCNVLGARGSGKSGFLQAFLGRNLVRQKRIREDHKSYYAISTTYVYGQEKYLLLHEVLPDFEFLSEADLACDVVCLVYDISNPRSFEYCAKVYKKHFLDSKTPCVIIAAKSDLHEARQYYSLSPLDFCRKHKLHPPQLFTCNTAEAPSKDIYTKLTTMAMYPHAKLRCMCSCNRCTYCICHNLLNSELMRSVKAKFYSAVLNRLRTFIQDVGTFLLADEESSLTHQVHAVSFVEDSVYMESSVDPFVPVCNRHMTQADLKNSTFWLRASVGATVFAVLGFAMYKALLKQR, encoded by the exons ATGAGAAAGGACGTGAGGATATTACTCGTCGGTGAAC CCAAAGTGGGAAAGACCTCCCTGATCATGTCACTCGTCAGTGAGGAATTCCCTGATGAG GTTCCTCTCAGAGCTGAAGAGATCACTATTCCTGCTGATGTAACCCCTGAGAGAGTGCCCACTCATATAGTGGACTATTCAG aAGCAGAACAGTCAGATGAGCAGCTTTACCAAGAAATTTCAAAG GCCAATGTCATATGCATCGTGTATTCCGTAAACAACAAGAAATCAATCGAAAAG GTGACGAGCCATTGGATTCCCCTCATCAATGAAAGAACAGATAAGGACAGCAG AGTACCACTGATCCTGGTGGGGAATAAATCTGACCTGGTGGAGCACAGCAGCATGGAGACCATCCTGCCCATCATGAACCAGTACTCTGAGATTGAGACCTGCGTGGAG TGTTCAGCcaaaaacctgaaaaatatCTCGGAGTTGTTCTACTACGCCCAGAAGGCTGTTCTGCACCCAACAGGGCCGCTGTACTCTCCAGAGGAAAAAGAg ATGAAGCCTTCTTGCATCAAAGCACTTACtcgcattttcaaaatatcagaCCTGGACAATGATGGCATTCTGAACGATAATGAGCTTAATTTCTTCCAG AGAACTTGTTTTAACATACCCCTGGCACCTCAAGCACTAGAGGACGTGAAGAACGTTGTGCGGAAAAATATGTCAGATGGGGTAAAAGACAACGGCCTCACATTGAAGG GTTTCCTGTTCCTTCACACACTTTTTATTCAGAGAGGAAGGCATGAGACCACATGGACTGTGCTCAGGAGGTTTGGTTATGATGATGATCTGGAGCTGACCCAAGAATACCTGTTTCCACT GTTAAAAATACCTCCGGACTGCACCACAGAGCTTAACCACAACGCCTACCTCTTCCTCCAGAGCGTCTTTGACAAGCATGACAAA GATCGAGACTGTGCTCTGTCGCCAGATGAGCTGAAGGATTTGTTCAAGGTCTTTCCCTACATGCCTTGGGGTCCTGATGTCAACAACACAGTCTGCACCAATGAGCAGGGCTGGATCACTTACCAAGGCTACCTTTCACAGTGGAC GCTAACAACATACCTAGATGTGCAGCGATGTTTAGAGTACCTTGGTTATCTTGGTTACTCCATTATCCAAGAACAGGAGTCACAGGCAGCTGCCATCACAA TCACAAGGAATAAGCGCATCGACCTGCAGAAGAAACAGACCCAGCGCAGTGTTTTCCGCTGCAACGTCCTAGGAGCTCGAGGCAGCGGTAAAAGTGGCTTTCTGCAGGCTTTCCTAGGCAGGAACCTTGTG CGTCAAAAGAGGATAAGAGAAGACCACAAGTCTTACTATGCCATCAGCACCACTTATGTTTATGGACAAGAGAAATATCTGCTT cTGCATGAGGTGCTGCCGGACTTTGAGTTTCTTTCTGAGGCTGATCTGGCTTGTGATGTTGTTTGCTTGGTGTATGACATCAGCAACCCACGTTCTTTTGAATACTGCGCTAAAGTCTACAag AAACACTTCTTGGACAGCAAGACGCCCTGTGTGATTATTGCTGCCAAGTCAGACCTGCATGAAGCCCGTCAGTACTACAGCCTGTCCCCGCTGGATTTCTGTCGGAAACACAAGCTTCACCCACCTCAGCTGTTCACCTGCAACACAGCCGAAGCACCCAGCAAAGACATCTACACCAAACTCACCACTATGGCCATGTATCC cCACGCCAAGTTACGCTGCATGTGCAGCTGCAACAGGTGTACATATTGCATCTGTCACAACCTCCTGAACTCTGAGCTGATGCGCTCGGTAAAGGCCAAATTCTACAGTGCTGTTCTGAACAG GTTGAGAACTTTTATACAAGATGTGGGCACGTTTCTGTTGGCTGACGAGGAGTCCAGCCTCACCCATCAGGTTCATGCAGTCAGCTTTGTAGAGGACTCGGTCTACATGGAGTCGTCTGTCGACCCGTTTGTGCCCGTTTGTAACAG